In Paenibacillus sp. G2S3, a single window of DNA contains:
- a CDS encoding MerR family transcriptional regulator, translated as MTEYLRGQMAKMANVNMETLRYYEELGLISIPLRSEAGYRLYSDEVLSRLVFIQNAKLCGFTLKEIKKALTKSESSGISIDDFVNVVDKKMDKVRSEIAKQEIKLTALADLRKNLLAADKHPGVQSTLEILKMES; from the coding sequence ATGACGGAGTACTTGCGAGGACAAATGGCCAAGATGGCGAATGTGAACATGGAGACGTTAAGGTATTATGAAGAGCTTGGACTGATTAGCATACCTTTACGATCGGAAGCGGGGTACCGTCTCTATTCGGATGAGGTACTTAGCCGACTTGTTTTTATACAAAATGCTAAACTCTGTGGATTCACATTAAAGGAAATCAAAAAGGCGCTCACAAAATCGGAAAGCAGCGGCATTAGCATAGATGATTTTGTAAACGTTGTAGATAAAAAAATGGATAAAGTTCGTAGCGAAATTGCTAAACAGGAAATAAAGCTCACTGCTCTTGCAGATTTGCGAAAAAATTTGTTGGCTGCAGATAAGCATCCAGGCGTGCAGTCAACGCTAGAAATATTAAAAATGGAATCTTAA
- a CDS encoding DinB family protein, giving the protein MTITSVLPIWQAVQERFHKMVKALPEEDLNLKLGNSSIGGLISHNAEVEFMFAEWFFGRPKPQADDAAYTTLSELVDLLTASNENLIAAMRELPEDAWHVSVESSFGTSTPLEAVGRLMYHTGIHAGQISLIQKNAVRSEAL; this is encoded by the coding sequence ATGACTATTACTTCAGTACTGCCTATCTGGCAAGCGGTTCAAGAGCGATTTCATAAAATGGTGAAGGCATTGCCGGAAGAAGACTTAAATCTTAAATTAGGCAATTCGTCCATCGGAGGTTTGATTTCTCATAATGCCGAGGTAGAGTTTATGTTTGCAGAGTGGTTCTTTGGTAGACCTAAACCCCAAGCCGATGATGCAGCATATACTACATTAAGTGAACTGGTGGATCTGCTAACGGCCTCCAATGAGAATTTAATTGCAGCGATGCGTGAGCTTCCGGAAGATGCTTGGCATGTGAGTGTAGAGTCGTCTTTTGGCACATCTACTCCGCTTGAAGCGGTAGGAAGACTTATGTATCACACAGGCATTCATGCCGGACAGATTTCTCTGATTCAGAAAAATGCGGTTCGAAGTGAAGCGCTGTAA